From the Macrobrachium nipponense isolate FS-2020 chromosome 9, ASM1510439v2, whole genome shotgun sequence genome, the window atgacatccgtttttctcccagagatcactcgctagtggagaaacttcctggtattcaggtagaagataaaaaaaaattctgctgaatcacctctgcttgaatgactttacggatattactttagatagattatcagagagattcatccacgactggttgggcgtgattaaaaattagcaacaataaaaatgcgatatttataacttctgtatccacgatatgtatacttttagggctttgttcgcggaaatcgttatatttcagagtgtcgggaaggattaaaatttcatttcccagcaaggtctttttacacgcactaagacattcgagggtgcatgcttctcaagattttgcgtgcaaaactgcgactgtggttgcgggagaattctgttgggtattttgaacaatgttacgatttatgagacaaatgtatagttcctctatataagttattatttaactgtctcttttttgttcaaactgattttaatatgtttgaaggtttataggattttcatttgataaacacgccttattttgcaggatgtaagataatattttgtatacccctagatggatcttacaattacactagatacagatcaatgttttttataactatagaggtatctgtaagcgctcgcttatccggacttctcattagggaagttcgaacaacagacggtgagtccgtaaatacaggataatacgtgaaataaatcaagatattctaatttttacggcgcgtacagtcgggcttaatccaccactacttatgtattaaaaaaaaaacgaaaacctgctctgattactttatacggtcgtgtgatgcatagggaaattcctttttaattttaaaaaggtatttgggatgtatgatccaacatcgctttttccccactctgctagagtcgcttattgtgtggaatttgctttgctttgaaaacttcggcagttttcgactgaccttgaccgcttgactaggtgacacagtcaccgagtttgcttgtttgattctgaacgggctactgtttctatttctttttgtaataattaggatccttctctttattaccatcggcaacgtattgtgtgtttttagcattatgttgctggttacgtataaagcaatgaatgacgaactattaggaactgagcgattactaataagacaagttatcactactgcattcaatattaactgtttgtacttcattctttgctaaaatttgaaatagtgagggatcctggtcagcgcgtttagcctgatgaaagttttttacagacatgttattccttgcaatccagccatatttttaaagttaagttgagtcattgaggttcgatattttatataactcaaaaaactcaaggctaaaactgcgatcgggactttgcaaaggagcatttattgtcatgacccgaaatagtgttacctctaatttatatagatttgtacgggtgttccacttgtttttgtgtgtgttttctaatcactacggtgcttaacgaccctatccatgcatctgtataaatacagacgtccactgcgtaaacgcatattcactgtttaatatgatttgttacgtaagggattaataatcacccaaaatgataaaattaacatagtatatgattatgatatttcagtagaacttctggaaacagacactcaaagataaaaaaaactcgcagtagcgaaatctcaatgatgtagataatttctgtaaaaaagtaagattaagaatgtctcgtaacttcagccacaggaataacgaaattcgacctgcaaaggaaacactcaaagttactccaatgataaaaaaattgtacttagcttgcttttgtgggaagtcacggtgttccgataacgacacacggccttggtcctccttctctatttagcggatgacctggtttggcttcagtttcccccgtgcgcgttgtttcgatgattcgagcccttgaaagatccgatgctgcagacgcgttcggtttgtttcttgcagtgccggaaacgctcactaacgatgttttcttgaatgattctaatgagagacgaagcttgcgttgtcgtaggaaaaagacacgtcggttttgtttcttgaagttattcactaaacaatgatactaagttggttgaagaatctgttgcttccgtcgtcgttaaagagttcttgttgttttctgaagtcgctcactaacgatgatactatgttgcttgaagaatctgctgcttccgtcgtcgttgacttcttatgatacatgatttattattctggtttttcttcgtaggacgttgtagagttcttctggtccgctggccaccaatattagggcttgtgccttgtatgataaggcgccctatgaggtaatgttagactagcgataatctatacgctaagtcggttggtattgcacttccatcttcaatggagtgtctggggttttgtagatcacttacgaagtcggttttatctttacgacgatgtgttaaactcatggttcggtgaggttcttgtagaaaacactaagtataaaaaattatatattcttctgaagttttacatggtgaagatcaggtatgattgtacaagtcttctaataacgatagcttgatcgcttctgccaatgatgatggctaatcctattcctctacatgataaagcttaggtaaagaggtacaggtcttctaatgacgatagctaactctgttctgcctgtctaccatctctgttataagttatgaaggaacagacagtagttcgaacatatgaacatactatcagatgacatagtttcatacgaacacacaatcaaatgagacacgctacagatcacgtaggcggtagttgtctcaagcagggagcttggactaatgtttataaacaattgaatgactacaggtgacggcatgtcaacttagcctacatacttattgtatacgtcatctttagcgtctctagtctgatcacattcctgcaagcaatctggttgacctctttagttttagacttttatatatatggactaacattccatatttttattatgtaaacacttacatatatatatatatatatatatatatatatatatatatgtattaatatatattatatatatatctatatatatatatagtatatataatatatattatatatatatatatataatatataatttatttaatgatataaaagtcatatcacatttccgtgattcatatacatatatcgagctacagtgtcctttaatatctaattcgctctatctcggaattaatatattttcatatatgcttaaccgaaggggaataaatTTTGTGGAAAGTTCCACAAAATTtattccaaattatatatatatattatatatatatatatatatatatatatatatatatatatataatttggaataAATTTTGTGGAActttccactttttgtaaaatttgttgGACCTGACAaatgggaaaagatatcatagctgggaatgggtttatatccgaagctaaatagtgggaactgtggtgggaccatcaactgcccgataatgtttggacctgagttttatcaggcggaactattctgcaggactagaccacggattccaggggggtctggttctgggaTTAGGattctcggcattctatccggtttgcccataatgtaattagggtggggatgattgtattcttgtaatactctcagtcctatcaagcgggtctggcttacacttgggccactctactTATGTTGtaccatcccctgtggggtagggtagagACGTGGACATTTGAGAGTCAGTTTcacacttgtgccattagtggaagaataaactccatgaaaggctgatgatatctttttaaggttttcaggtttatttatttatttgtctctaTTCGATCTTTATGAGTTGCTTAGACTTTCTAATCAAATTCAACAGGGCTTTGTATACCAGTGTCAGACAATTGGTGTATTCTTTGACTTAGAAAACGcgtatgatacaacatggcgtcACGGAATTGTTAAGCAGATGCATAAATTAGGCATATAAGGAAATATGATTAGGTTCATTAACTCCTTTTTAACAGACCGGTTTGTAAGAGTAAGAATAGGAAATCATTTATCTTCCCCATTCAAACTAGAAGGTGTTCCACAGGGGTGTGTGCTGAGTGTAACTTGTTTTCTGTTGCCATTGATAGCGtcatcaatgaaatttcaaatcctGTACGggcctcactttttgttgatgatctAGCTATTTATTGCACTGCATATGTTGCTGAATCGGCTTgcaagtatttacaaaaatccaACGACTCTATCTCTCGATGGGCAAAACAAAATGGTTTTAGGTTCTCTACACGTAAGACAGTTGCTGTTCGCTTTACTAGGAGTAGACGTCAAGAAGTTGTACCAAATTTGAAACTTGACGGGTCTGTTCTACCATATGCGGATGATGTCAAGTTCTTAGGAatgattttttattccaaactcacaTGGTCTAAGCATATTGAAAATTTAAAgtgcaaagtaaagaaatctctCAATCTTCTGAAATTGGTTTGTGGCTTTAACTGGGATGCAGATAAGAAAACTTTGCTACAACTATATGATGCATTATGTAGATTAAAGTTGAATTACGGATGCCAGATTTATTCATCAGCTTGCAAAAGTAAACTCCACGAACTTGATGTAATCCAAAATATGGGTTTACGTATTTGCTCTGGGGCTTTTCCAACATCCCCCGTCGAGTGTCTTCATGTGGATTACGCACCACCTTCCACTTGATTTACGACGTGAAGAATTAGGCCTCCGATACTCGATGAGGATAAAAAGTAATGCTAACAATCCATCAAATAAGGTTATTAATCAACTTGATGCTAGCAAATTCAAGCCAAGATCTTCTGTTCCATTCCAGATCCGGCTAAATGcatctgtaaatgaaaattctAAACTGACTCAGAATATTCATGAATTGGCCCATTCCAAAATTCCACCTTGGTTCATACCAAAAGCTGAACTGTGCacgaaaaatatagtaaaaaagaacacccccaatgaaaaaataaagtcgCTGTATTTAGAAAATGATGAAGTTCATAATAAcgactataaaatttatacagatggctcaaagtcTAGCGAGGGAGTAGGTTTAGCTGTGGTCACTGATAATTTTTATAATGTTGCAAAGCTACCTCCAGCTGCTTCAGTATATACAGCTGAACTATCTGCTGTTGTAAAAGCCCTAGATATAGCATATCATTTAAATAAGAAGTCTTGTGTCATATACTCAAGACTGTAAAAGTGCTCTGGAAAGCCTGAATAGTTATAATTCTTCCCATCGTTTAGTACAAAAGGCTCAGGCGTGGCTGTTTCGCATTTCGTGTAGGCGTAAAACTGTATGTTTTTGTTGGATTCCTGGTCATGTTGGGATTCCAGGTAATGAAGCAGCAGACCGAGAAGCAAAGAGTGCCTGTTCCCAAGGAGAAATTGATACAAATGAGAGTCCcccattttgatatgaaaatctctattcgtatatatatactaagaaattggcaggagcgatggtcatctccccttcttgctaataataagttaaaaacaATTAGACCACAAGTAGGAATTTGGCAATCATCCTATCAAAGCGACAGGAGGACTGAAGTTATTTTAACAAAGTTGAGGATTAGTCACTGCTGAATGacacagttttcttcttgatggtgGTGGTGCTCCAGTGTGTGTTCACTGTGATAGCCCTTTAACAGTTCAGCACATTTTGGTTCACTGCACCAAGTATGTAAATGAGAGGCGGATGTACCATCTACATAGATGGTAAAATTATAcctgaaattttaggagacaacatcgagttttttaaaggcttgtggattttataaaagtgtcaagtaattttatatatatataacaattttctatttttatctttatatattttttttatcataaatggtaACTTTTAATTCCATTAAAAATTTAATCTCTATTTTACCGTTTTTAACATTAATCATCAGGgtatctattttaaactcattatttatatcattcccattgaactcattatttatatttccatttctattcattatcactatagcgctgaatgaccctatgggtcccagtgcttggctttatgccaaaatcacatattccattccgtTACCAGCTatacctacatgggcagggacccagcaAAAATGGACTAATTTAaatttggaagcaagcctatacagccattcttgaatatattgaataattgGATATTTAGGGTTATACTGcttaatggccatgagtgcactataagaaCCTGAGTGTATAGTGAAATTATTACCATGTAGAGCAGAAACAATCTCAAGATatttggctaatgcagttaattcagctgtGAAAATAGAGGCATTGTTAGAAAATCTGCCAACTTATGATCTACTAacatgaacaacagcacaactaccaccacttgatgtctttgatcAATCTGTGATTAGTTTAACAGAACCCGAATATATttggtcatgatcaagaaaaccagccttcacttcttggacattaacCGATTTTTTAACTACAGCTTTTGATAGACTGATGGTTCTGGGGTCAATCAAGGAGGCAACTTAAGAGCAACTAATTGCCTTAATTTGTTGGTCTTTAATAGCTCCATTGTCAACTGCAGCATTAATTCTTacatgaaaaggcttggatgttctagcatttgcaaactgctgtggATTGTTTTGGTTAAGAATACTAGATGCAGTAGGGGTTTCTGGGGAACCTCTCAATTTGAACATCTACCGCAGTCCTAGTTCCTCTCGACGTAAGTCTAGAAGGAGCTCTTCAGTGTCGGTATATAAACTTTCAGCTGGAGATGTCTCAAATGCACCATAGCATAACCTTAGACCAGCCAGCATGAACTACATCCAATTGCTTAAGTTTGCTTGCAGTTTGCGTGAATACTCCTCCGACTCTACAAAATCTTTCAAATATATAATTTCGTTGTCATAACATGACAATAAGATTGTACTATATTCTGTCAGTTTTATTTCCAACTATAGTTGTTCAGCCCATTGTTTGCTTTCCTTTTCTAGTCTGCCACTAAATTTCAACTCAAGAGAACCTGTGCCAGAAATCACTGTTTCTAAATGTTTGAAAGATTCAGCTTCAATCATCCTTTCTCCAGCTATATTATATCATCCCTTTGCGCCTACTATGTCCTTatcaattctgttttttttttcagatcccaTCTCGAGAGATATACAATACATTTTATTACCCAAACTTTGTAAATATGGTTGTGTTTTGTCGATTAAAACTGCGGAAATGACATTCTGAGTATGTTGACTTTCTATCGTCATTAATACTATCTAAACCTCTTATTCCTCTTCCACCACTTTtttccactcacacacacaaaatctatgaaaaaggaaaattattttcagcAAATTTACTCGAAAAGAACCAATCTACATAAATTTGGTAACTACTTTGCTCATTGATAATTTCAACTAGCTTTACAGATTGAATAAGGAATACAATAGGGACAAAAGACTTTCCCTAATATTGCTCTATAGACACTGTCAACTGTCTTCTGGTAGTCAACAAAAGCCACCACAAGGGGATTTTTAAATCCCATTTACTGCCGCACAGCCTTTTCTTAGGACAACTCATGCCTTTTCTAAAATTACATTAGCTaagctttttatcaatttatctctAGCCCCTTGAGATTAGGCATATTGAATGTTCTCATGCCAATTGACATAAGTGAGATGCCTCTATAGTCACTACATTTAATGAGGTAACCTTCCTAGTCAGGCTCTATTTACTAAAGTCTAGTTAGTATAAAAGGTATTAGTATTAATTGTTTCATTCAAATAATCTCTGTAGCGTGTCCATCataaactcgttttttcattctCTTAAGAATCTTTATTACTGAGTCTACTTCAAAAACTGGATTCATCCATAACCACATTCAGATCTTCATCAGCATCAGGTATAAGAAAATTATGCCCTCTATACAACTTATTTCttcttcaaatattaatattgactcTATCCTCGTTTTGAGAGTTATTTTCCTGTCTCTTCACCAAtggatattttcatattaattctaTGGGCAACTCAAACACCAATACTACACTTGAACATCAGCAGCCAGTCTGAGGTATTTTCTCTCATCTTGATCTTATTTAACTTTACTATCCATTGTTGACTTCAGACCTTAGCATGTTCTACTTTCTACTCTTTACTTCCTCCCTGGAATTTTTCTACATGCATGTACCTTTtgcttttgtctatttttttaattcctaGGTTTCATCTGGTACCTAAAGTTTCCGTCTCGTTACTATATCCCAGCTTTTTTTTTCAGCAGATATACATTCTTAAAGTCAAACCAGACCTCACTGACTGACTGTCCGCTCTTCCTCAAATTCGGGTTGGTGAACTGCAAATCTATTTCAACCTACAAATTGTAAAAGCTGATCATGCTTTTCTCACacacaagctatatatatatatatatatatatatatatatatatatatatagatatatatataattatatatatatatatatatataatatatatatatatataaatgaataattgtcacatcaccgtgattcatatggatcattcgagctacaaatgtcctttaaccctcttacaccgattggacgtattatacgtcgagataaattgtcgggtgccgattggacgtatcgtacgtcgacatagaaaagttttttaaaaattagcggaaaaatacttataggcctaccagccgaaaacttttgaattacacgctttggagaatgctggaagttcacggatcaaggtgttgttttgtttagaagcgtgacccaagtgcgcatgcgcgaaatgcctccttctcgcatcagccagcatcagcgacgcgttgttcgagagcgatcttttgccacaatcgtgttttgccgaacttgtgcgagagtttgaatatttgtggtgctacaggacgttcatagagatgtctcaacgggAGACCGGACAATTTGCCATAAACAAATTTGCCGTAGGACAATTGATTGCAAGACATTTTGCCGTAAGAAAAAATGCCGTACGGATATTTTGCCGTAAAATGTATATGCTTTGTCatgaatagattaaaaaaaaagaatgaggaaagagagagaggagagagagatgaggagagatgagagagaggacgagagagagagagagagagagagagagagagagagagagagagagaagggtcgtTATAAATTTTGACACCCGTCGTTAAATGTTTAAATGAGGTCATTACAAATTCGGTAgtttaccatattttttatttattttttttatcttaaacctttgtattatctacttttatcagttgaaaCTTAAACCCCTACGATGCCGTACACTATCAAAAGCACCAGAGGTTGTGATAAGCTCGTAGATGATTCCAACTTCATTTACAggcaagaaagagaaaatggaggCAAGGCTTATTGGAAGTGTGTTGAAAAAAACTGCAAAGCAAGAGTACATACAAGACGGAATATTGAAGAGATTTCAATCTGTGAAACTGTAAGTGAGCACCTATCCAGCGAACCCAAGcaaacataaaatgcaaaaaacaattgcacatatgaaagaaaatgcactgAAATCCCAGCTAGCTTCAAGATCATTGATTGGTGCTGCATGCGAGGAATTATAAAATGCAGGACGCTCTCTTATGCCATCAACTTCAAATTTGTTAAGAAACATAAGATGATggagacaaaaagaagaaaaggcccCTCCTATTCCAAGAACAAGAATCGGTTATGTAATTCCCGAAGAATTTGCGTGTTTACAGAACGGAGAAAGATTTTTACTTTATGATAGTGGAATGGAAGATGAGAACAGAATGTTGATCTTTGGTACGATTGCAGGGTTACACGATCTAGAAAGACATACAAATTGGGCGTGCGATGGAACATTTAAGGTTTGTCCTGAAATCTTCTATCAGTTATATACTCTACATGTCAACATAGGACATGCATGCATCCCACGAGTTTACGGTCTCCTTCCTAATAAGACTAAGGAATCTTACAAtacgttttttcaaaatgttaaaGATTTACTCGAGTCCCTAGAACCTGAAAATCTAATGATTGATTTCGAACCAgctagttttttaagtttttctgacattttcccTTCTGCAAATGTAACAGGCTATTTTCATTTCGATATCAAAGTGATTGTGCTTTTAATACAAAAGTAAAGTGCCTTATGGCGCTTGCATTCATACCGCCTTCAGACATCATTGATGCATTTATAGAGTTGGTTGATGACGAGAACTAGTTGCATATTTTGAAACTCATTAcattgggggagagagagggaggggacctCGTCGTCGTAGAGTTTCTCCAACTTTTCCTATCGAACTTTGGAATTTTTATCAAAGAACCCTAGATCAGCTGGCTAATACCAGCAATGGAGTAGAAGGGTTTCATAATGCGCTTCAAGCATCTGTGACCAATACGCATCCAAATTTATGGAAACTCATCAATGTATTGAAAAATGAAGGATATCTTTCTAAAAAGAAGATAATCGATGCAGAAAGAGGCGAAACAGCAGTcaagaaacaatacaaaaatgtttatatGCGCATACTATGTATTGTCAGAGGTTAtgatcaaaatgaaaaacaacattATTTACGAGCAATTGCTATGAACTTACATGATTTttagctttgaattttttttttttttgtagaaaactttttaaataaagtgtgtggtcttcatttttttgtctttttcttatatataattataatgaaatgaatatatgaaaatcaatgaaaagtgataaatatactggaagataACTATATGAATATAGTTACACTGATCTCTAAAAGAAACAagctaaaaactaaaatatacattttacggcAAAATGTCCTTGCAGCAAAATATCCGTGCGGCAAGTTTTCTTACGGCGAAAAGTCTTACAATCAATTGTCCTACGGCAAATTTGTTTATGGCGAATTGTCCTAGCTCCGTCTCAACGATGTATGGAACGCGAAAGGCGTGTTTTACCCGTTGGAAGGGATTGTGtaagacgtattttggacttggatgctggcgagggacccagcacccaagatgacctcgcgCCTTAatgccgttctgtgcggccacgtgtggatgaaagtgctCTAGGATcacgtgtgtctcgtgtgcctttagtaacccctaggaagcatcagggtgtccttaggggcattcgtaggcatttgggaggcctccaaccaagggacattgatGCATACTTATTGGAGCTCGATCGGGAGTATGtcacaagtcctcattttgatagcggttggtcatctagtgatgaggacatcactcccaatgtcagtgatgatgaatatttgcccccaatgtccgttcgaggctcacatcccgaaagtgagctcgaatttagtggttttagtgcctatgagggggaatctgaggagggggaggatgaggatatagggtctagttttgtcgccgatgacgatacagaaagcgagggcctaagtgagggagatgggccagtggggggggtTTCGTGTGCAAAATCGTGCCCGCGCCCATGTGCgtgcgcacgggcacgtagaaggtcggagcgtcacgccagccaaggtgaaggttggtcgtccgagagcgacgaggggtggacggaggaccccaccccacctaacatgcacccattcatggcaacacctgggctcaccgtacctgttcctctcactgctctggggttcatccagctggaACTTACGCGgaaattgctggagtacctggtagcagagacggcggactatgATCGGTACTGCTGTGATGAACTCCGCACGACATTGttgtatcgctggcggggctgcaacctcaccgacatggcgcattttgtgggactccacatttattttggattgatgcctgctgccgacgtcaggcaatattggaggcggaatttttttttaagtacacccaatgtgcccggcgttatgccccgtgatactttcttggtgttggacagatatttcaacgccttcaaccgaagggccataccccggaataactccgatcgcctcatcttagtccatCCAGCATTAgaatacattcgtgaacggtgcaaaattctcgtggttcctggaaagaacctttctttggatgaggggatgatgctttacaaaggacgtctaagcattaaagtatataaccccaagaagccgaagaaatatggagtgaaatttttttttattaccgagtccaacactggatacgtcatggacttcttagtgtattccggggtcctctccacgatgcgtgaaaccTTGTTCAGGCTTATGGATCGTTtctgtaaccagggataccacctgtttatgaataattattataactcggtatccctggcccaggaactgtatgaagcaggtattcacgtcagtggtacccttcggttggtgcatggggccccgaatgtcctcaagaggttcgctagccatcca encodes:
- the LOC135218062 gene encoding uncharacterized protein LOC135218062; translated protein: MPPICVSDNNNSGKDLLQTQAGEDKATQPVQPVCKSKNRKSFIFPIQTRRCSTGVCAECNLFSVAIDSVINEISNPVRASLFVDDLAIYCTAYVAESACKYLQKSNDSISRWAKQNGFRFSTRKTVAVRFTRSRRQEVVPNLKLDGSVLPYADDVKFLGMIFYSKLTWSKHIENLKCKVKKSLNLLKLVCGFNWDADKKTLLQLYDALCRLKLNYGCQIYSSACKSKLHELDVIQNMGLRICSGAFPTSPVECLHVDYAPPST